GCCTTGTCGGCCACAGCGCGGGCGGAGGCCGCAGCGCTTGCACGGGTCTCTTCACTGACTTCAGCGAAGCGGCGCGACTGGTCGTGTTCAAGCTGTTGCCCGGCCAGCGTCCAGCCAATGGTGCCGTTGCGCAGGGCGGAAATCGGGTTGGGCAGTTCAGCGTTTACCAGCGACTGGGTGCCGATAATGCTGCGCGTGCGGCCTGCGCAATTGACGATGATGCGGGTGCTCGGGTTGGGCGCCAGCTCGCGGGCACGCAACACCAGCTCAGCCCCCGGCACGCTGATACCGGTGGGGATGCTCATGGTCTGGTATTCATCAAAACGGCGGGCGTCCAGCACCACCACATCGGCCTTGGCATCCAGCAGCGCTTTGACTTCTTCTGCTGCCAGCGACGGCGTGTGACGCACACTTTCCACCAGCTCGCCAAAGGCCTTGCTCGGCACATTCACATCGCGAAACAGCTCGCCACCGGCCTCACGCCAGCCGGTCAGGCCACCCTCAAGCAGCGCCACATCGGTATAGCCAAGTTTGCTCAGGCGTTTTGCTGCTTCTGCCGCCAGCCCTTCGCCGTCGTCATAGACCGTTACAGGTGTGTCGCGACGCGGCACGCGGGCATAAATCTCAAGCTCCAGCCGCGACAGCGAAATGTTCGCTGCAAACAGCGGATGTTCTTCAGCGAAGGGCGCTTCTTCACGTACATCAATCAGGGCCAATTCTTCTTTATTCAGCAAAGCCTGCCGAATGCTGGCGTAGGAGCGTGTGGCGAGTTGGCTCATGTGATGTTCTCTTTCGACAGATCCCACAGATTGGGAAGGAGGAGGTTGGAGTAACCGGAGATAAAGGGTTTTTCGCTGCCGTCTTCGGCATACACCGCACGCCGTACGGCGCCGATATTGCCACCGTAGACATGAATGCTGATGGAGGTCTGATCGCTGAAAGCGTTGCTCACCCGGTGGATATCACCAACGTTGGGTGACACCGCCTCCACCTGGCCAGGCTCAAGGCGAATGGCCGGGCCGTCAGGTTGCAGGCCGCCATCGGTCTGGCGGCTGAAATTCTGCGACAGCTCGGCTCCGCGCAGCATGCCGATCAAGCCCCAAACGCGGTGATCATGCACCGGCGTCTGCTGCCCTGGCCCCCAGACAAAACTGACCACCGAAAAGCGCTGGCGCGAGTCGCAGTGCAGCAGGTATTGCTGATAGCGCTGTGGGTCAGGCTGAGCGAACTCCGCAGGTAGCCAGTCATCATGGCTGACCAGTTGGCGCAGGAGATCGGCACCCTGTTCGAGGATGGCGGGCTCATCCGGCTGCTGATCCAGCAGTCTGGCCAAACCGTCGATAAAGGTACGCAGGCGGTGCAAATTCAAAGGTGTGCTCATTGTAGTTTTCCAGTGCCAATGGCCAGATAGAAGTCAGTGTCGAACGCCGGGCTTAATGCTTAGCTACCTGAGTTGCCAGGTAAATTGCACTTTAAGACAGGTTCAGCAATGACTCGTTGGCATTGGTTGTTTGCGCGGTACATGGTGATGATTACTCATATTCCGATATGTGACCGCAGTTGACTTATGCATGCCGGATTTTTCGGCACCCTGCAGGGCCCATCGGCCTATTTGATGAAGTTACCAGTGAGCGCTTTGGAGAAGTAGCTCAGGCTTAATGAGCCGCGAGTCCGTAGGGTCGTGTAAGCCCGCAAAGCGGGTTACCCACCATGATTTCTTCATTCGGTAACTTTGCTGGCCTTATACACCGGCCCCTCAAACACCGCCCTGATTTTCTCCATGCGTGACAGAGTGCCCCGGATAACGCTACCTCGGGTGGCTAATCCGGGCCACGTCCTCGCTTGATAATGTGCTCACGTGCTATGGCATTGCGCCACCTTGCGTGGTATTCCACCGCTTACTTATGGCGAGACCGAAGTGAGCAGCAGGAGATCCGCATGCAGGCGATCAGCGACAAGATCAGGCATTACCGTAAAACGTTTAGGCCTTTGCTTGTCTATGCGTTGGGCACACGCGTGGTCTGGCTGAGTGTGCTGCTGATTACGTTGATTGTTGGCTTATTACTTATAAACGTAATTTTGCGCCGTACACATGGTTTTGACTTCCTTTCTGTTTGGCAGATGGTGATTTTTTTGTGCTGTGAAATGATGCTGCTTCCGGCATGTTTCCAGGTGTACTTCGAGGGCGCACAAAGGCGCTATCGCATGTTCAACCCGAATACAATGGTTGCTGGTTTCAGGAACTCTCACCGGGATTTCGATCAGGAAAAACTCAGGTACATCCGAGCAACATTTGCCCACGAAGGCGACTTGCGAGAGCTGGTAAAGAGTTTGGTTGAAGAGTGGGAGTGGCGTCGAGAATTAAAAGCTCGCGGTCAGGAGCCTATGTGGCGAAAGGCAATGGGCTTTTTTAGTCTGCCATCGGCATCAAATTTTGCAGCGTATATGACAGGCCTCATGGCTGTGATCGCGGGTATTGTCATCGCGTCTATCGACCGCGAGCTGCTATTCGTTTCATTCGAGCAGTTAGTCAAAGACGTTTGGGATTTGATCTCACTTATGTGGGTCAACCTTATTCCAATTGTTGTGATGGCTATTGTGCCCGGAGCAATCATCATTTCTGCATGCAGATACCTGTGGGAGCTGTTCCTAGAGTGGTTGGACGACCAGTATCTAGGCCAGGCTGGGTTCTACCGTTTCATTTCAGATGTTCTCGATTTACATGATCGCGGCGAGCGGGACCTGATGCGTAAAACCCGAGGCCGCGTTTACTGGGCTGTGCGCCTCGGTATGGCACCACTTGAGGATGTGCCGCGAGTCTGGAGCAGGATCAAACGGGCGAAGCGTCTCGCTAAGCGCAATGTGCGTGGTAGGTTAAGGGGAACTGATTTATTTTCTCAGCCCGGGGATTAACGACCGTATTGACGATTAAGCCGAATTTTTCTCAACTCGTTGAGCCCCTTCAAACATCCGCGACTTGAAGCATGCAACCGTTGACGGCTGCAATTGTTGCAACGTGCCTCGCTGCAGTCTCAGGTGGTCAGGTTGTTTACCGACAATCAGCAGGCCTCAGTGTTTTATCTGCGGTGCGGATTCAGGGATATAGAGGATGAGTTCGCGACTCATCTAAAGCCGATTCATGAACAGGGCGGATTGGCCTAAAGCCTCACCTGGCATTGCCCCCGACACAGCGGATTTCGAATCCGTTTGACACTGAATGGCTGATTCAGGCGTTTCTCTTCAGGTCGCGCCAAGCCTGCTTGGTGGCGTATCTCCCTAGGCGCTTATTCCGGCGCCAGTTTTGTTGATCTTTTTTACAAAATTAACCCTCAGCAAAACTCCTTAATTTTCAATTTCTTCCTACCAATGCCAGCAAAAACTACTCCCAAAGTACCATTTGGCGTAGGACTGTCTCGGCGCTTAATGGGGTAGCCGGAATCCACCGGTATTGATAACAAGAGGACCGCGCCATGTGGACTAAACCCGCGTTTACCGACCTGCGTATTGGCTTCGAAGTGACCATGTACTTCGCCAATCGTTGATCTGTTTTGCCCCGGCTTGCCGGGGCATTCTCATTTGGACATCTGCCATGTTTATCCAGATTCTCGGCTCCGCCGCGGGCGGAGGCTTTCCGCAGTGGAACTGTAACTGCCCTAATTGCGCAGGCGTGCGCAACGGCAGTGTCCGCGCACAGCCACGAACCCAGTCTTCGATTGCGCTTAGCGATAACGGTGTTGACTGGATTCTGTGCAACGCTTCACCCGACATTCGTGTTCAGATCGAATCCTTCCCGCCGCTGAATCCGGCCCGCAGCCTGCGTGATACAGCGATTGCCGGGATCATTCTGTTGGACAGCCAGATTGACCACACCACTGGCCTGCTGACCTTGCGTGAAGGCTGCCCGCATCAAGTGTGGTGTACGGAGATGGTGCATCAGGATCTGACCACCGGCTTCCCGCTGTTCAATATGCTCAGCCACTGGAATGGCGGCCTGAAGCACAACCTGATCGAGCTGGACGGGGAGCCCTTCAGCATCCCGGCTTGCCCGAACTTGAGTATCACCGCGATCCCGCTGCTGAGCAGTGCACCGCCTTATTCGCCGCACCGGGGCAATCCGCATCCGGGCGATAACATCGGCCTATTTGTTGAAGACCGCCGCACCGGCGCCACGCTGTTCTATGCACCGGGTCTGGGGCAGGTGGATGAACAACTGCTGAGTTGGATGCGGCGCGCGGACTGCCTGTTGGTGGACGGCACGTTGTGGCGCGATGACGAAATGATTATCACCGAAGTGGGCGACAAACTCGGTAGCACCATGGGCCACCTGGCGCAGAGTGGCCCTGGCGGCATGATCGAAGTGCTGGAAGGGCTGCCAGCCGAGCAGAAGATCCTCATCCATATCAACAACACCAACCCTATTCTGGACCTCGATTCTGCTGAACGTGCTGAGCTGAACGCGCGTGGCATTGAAGTCGCCTGGGACGGTATGAGCATCGAATTGTAAGGAGCCGCCGTGAGCAAAACGCCCATGACGCCTGCGGAATTTGAGCAGGCGCTGCGCGCCAAGGGCGCGTACTACCATATCCATCATCCCTTCCATCAGGCGATGTACAGCGGTAGATCCACCCGTGAGCAGATTCAGGGCTGGGTCGCCAACCGCTTTTATTACCAGCTGAATATTCCGCTCAAAGACGCGGCCATCATGGCCAACTGTCCGGATCGGGATACCCGCCGCCAGTGGCTGCAGCGCATCCTTGACCATGATGGCAAAGAGGGCAATGAGGGCGGCATCGAAGCCTGGCTGCGTTTGGGCGAAGCGGTTGGCCTTAAGCGCGAGCAGATTCTGTCGCAAGAAATGGTGCTGCCTGGTGTGCGTTTTGCCGTAGACGCCTACGTTAATTTTGCCCGCCGTGCCAGTTGGCAGGAGGCGGCCAGCAGCTCGCTGACTGAGCTGTTTGCGCCACAAATTCACCAGTCGCGCCTGGACAGCTGGCCGCAGCATTACCCGTGGATTGAAGCCGAGGGCTATGCCTACTTCCGCTCGCGCCTGACCCAGGCGCGCCGCGATGTTGAGCACGGCCTGCGCATCACCCTGGAGCACTACAACACGTGGGAATCTCAGCAGCGCATGCTGGAGATTTTGCAGTTCAAACTCGACATTCTGTGGACCATGCTCGATGCCATGACCATGGCGTACGAGCTGGAGCGCCCGCCGTATCACACCGTTACCAATGAGCCAGTGTGGCACCGGGGGATTGCGCTATGACTGAGCAGGTTTTACAGCAGGTGCCGAAACTTCGCCGGGGTTTCCGCTTCCAGTGGGAACCGGCGCAGCAATGCCATGTGCTGCTGTACCCGGAAGGCATGATCAAGCTTAACGACAGTGCTGGAGAAATCCTCAAGCAGATTGATGGCAGCACCTGCGTGGGTGAAATCATCGGTCGTTTGCAGAGCCAATTCCCGGACGTGCCGGGCATCGACGAAGATATCCTCGCGTTTATGGAGGTCGCCAGTGCTCAGTTCTGGATCGAGCTGCACTAAGCCGAACCACCAACCGGGGCCACCTATGTGGCTCCTGGCGGAGCTGACCTACCGTTGCCCGCTGCAATGCCCTTATTGCTCCAACCCGCTGGACTTTGCCCAGCAGGGTAAAGAGCTGAGCACCGCTGAGTGGATTGAGGTGTTCCGTCAGGCGCGTGAGCTAGGTGCTGCGCAGCTGGGCTTTTCCGGGGGCGAGCCATTGGTGCGGCAAGACTTGGCCGAGCTGATCAAGGCGGCTCGTGATCTGGGGTATTACACCAACCTGATCACCTCTGGCATTGGTTTGACCGAGGAACGCATCGCCAGCTTTAGCGAAGCGGGGCTGGACCATATCCAGATCAGCTTTCAGGCCGCCGATGAGGAGGTGAATAACCTGCTGGCCGGTTCCAAGAAAGCCTTCGCGCAGAAGCTGGCCATGGCCCGTGCGGTGAAGAAGCACGGCTACCCGATGGTGCTGAACTTTGTGACACACCGGCACAACATCGACAATATCGAGCGAATCATTGAGCTGTGTCTGGAGTTGGAGGCGGATTTCGTCGAGTTAGCCACCTGCCAGTTTTATGGCTGGGCTGAGTTGAACCGCGCCGGGCTGCTGCCGACCAAAGCGCAGCTGGATCGTGCCGAAGCCATCACCCAGCAGTGGCGGGAGAAGCTCGAAGCGCAAAAGCATCCGTGCAAGCTGATTTTTGTCACCCCGGATTATTACGAGGAGCGCCCAAAGGCCTGCATGAATGGCTGGGGCAATCTGTTCCTCGATATCACGCCGGACGGCACTGCGTTGCCTTGCCACAGCGCGCGCCAACTGCCGGTGCAGTTCCCTAACGTGCGTGAGCACAGCATTGCTCATATCTGGCAGGAGTCGTTCGGCTTTAATCGCTTTCGCGGTTATGACTGGATGCCTGAGCCGTGCCGGTCCTGTGATGAAAAGGAGCGGGATTTCGGTGGCTGCCGCTGTCAGGCCTTTATGCTGACGGGGGATGCCAGCAATGCCGACCCGGTGTGCAGCAAGTCTGCCCATCATGATCTGATTCTCAAGGCACGCCAGGAGGCTGAGGAGTCTCCGGGTTCGTTGCAGAGCTTGCAGTTCCGCAATGAAAAGGCCTCCAAGCTGATCTGCAAGGCATGACTTCAGGCGAAAACGTGCGTGCGCCATACGGCCACTGGCAAAGCGGCTGGAGCAGCGCTGATGCAGCCAGTGCCAACCGCGACTTCGCCGAGCTGCGTGTCGGGCTCGGCGGGGTGGTGTGGTCGCTGTTTGATCCGGCGGATGCCAGCACCCGCCTATGGCATTGGACGCCACAGCACCTGCAATGCCTGACGCCTGATCAATACTCCATCCGCAGCCGTGTTTACGAATACGGCGGCGGCGCGTTCTGTCTGGCTGATAATGCCTTGGCTTGGGTTTGCGAAGCTGACCAACAGCTGTATTGGCAACCGCTCGAAGGCGCTATCAAGCAACTGACACAGCGCTCTGATTGCCGCTATGGCGATCTTGCCTATGACCCGTATCACGGAGCTGTACTGGCGGTTGAAGAGTCGCGGGAAGACAACAAAGGGGTTCATCGCTTAGTCGCCATCAGCTGCGACGATGGCGTGAGAACGGTGCTGGTAGAGGGGGCTGATTTTTATGCCGCACCGACCCTGAGTCAGGATGGCCAGCGATTGGCCTGGATCGAGTGGGACCGACCTTATCAACCTTGGCTGGCAACGCGACTGTGTGTGGCGCAGCGGCAAGCAGATGGCAGCTGGTCAGCTAAACAGGTGGTGGCAGGGCAGGCGCTTGATCAGTCGATCCAACAGCCTGCATTTGATGCGCAGCAGCGCTTGCTAGCGCTGACTGACCGCAATGGTTATTGGCAGCCTTGGCAGGAAACACGGGCGGGTTCCGGTGAGTTGCAACCCCTGAACAGTCGCGCCACCGACCATGCCGGAGCGCCTTGGCAGCTGGGGGCGCGTAACTATCAGCCTCTGCACAACGGTCTATTGCTCAGTGGCTTTGATGCAGGCTTTGCCTGGCTGGCTGAGCGTGAGCCGCAATCCGGCCGCGAATACCGAATGGCCATGGATTACAGCCGTTTTCGCCAGTTAGCCGCAGATGAGCAGCACTTTTATGCGATTGCGGCCAGTCCGGTGACGGGCAGCGAAGTGCTGGCCATTGACCGTATCAGCCATGAGGTGCGGGTCTTGGCCTCAGTGGGGTGTAACTTGCCGGCGGCTGAAATCTCCCAGCCCCAACGCATGCTCTATTTGAGTGGAGCGGATGAGACCTGTTATGGCTTTTTCTACGCGCCCCACAATTGTGGTTACAGCGCGGAAGGGGATGAAAAACCGCCGCTGGTGATCTTTCTGCATGGCGGGCCCACGTCGGCTTGCTACCCGGTGTTTGATCCGCGCATTCAGTTCTGGACTCAGCGTGGCTTTGCAGTGGCCGATATCAACTACCGGGGCAGCACCGGCTATGGTCGGGCATACCGCTTGCGCCTGCGTGGCAGCTGGGGTGAGGTGGATGTGCAGGATGCTGAAGCGGCTGTGCGGCACTTGGCTCAAGCCGGGTTGATTGATCCTAAACGGGCATTTATCCGTGGCGGCAGTGCAGGGGGGTATACCGCATTGTGTGGGTTGGCCTTTACCGAGGCGTTTTGCGGCGGGGCCAGTCTGTATGGCGTCAGTGATCCGTTGAGCCTGCGTCAGGTGACGCATAAGTTCGAAGCGGATTATCTGGATTGGCTCATTGGTGACCCCGAACGTGATGCTGAGCGGTACAAGGCCCGTACACCGCTGTTACACGCCGAGCGTATCCATACGCCGGTGATCTTCTTCCAAGGCGCCCTGGATGCCGTGGTGCTGCCTGAGCAAACGGCCTCCATGGTGGCAGCGCTGGAGACGCAGCAGGTTCAGGTGGAATGCCATGTGTTCCCCGAAGAGCGTCATGGCTTTCGCCAGGCCGCTAACCTGGCTTTTGCCCTAGATGCCGAATTGGCCTTCTACAGGCGCTTGTTGTAACGACAGATGACTTGCACATAGCAGCACATGCACTGTGCTGGCTCTGGTAAAGTGCGATCCAAACTTTTCAGAAAACACTTATTTGATGAGTGCTCTTATGCTTAATTGCATAAAGTTACAAATTAGGTAGGCTGGCGTGATTAGTCAAATAACAACAAAAAAGGCCGAAGTATGAGCCAGCACCTCACCTCATTACGCAAATTTGTATCGCCTGAAATCGTCTTCGGTGCCGGTTGCCGCCATAACGTTGCTAACTACGTCAGCAATTTTGGTGCGCGCAAGGTGCTGCTGGTGTCTGACCCCGGCGTGGTTGCTGCAGGCTGGGTGGCGGATATTGAGGCCAGCTTGCAAGCGCAGAACATTGATTACTGCCTGTACACCGCGGTTTCACCCAACCCCAGGGTAGAGGAAGTCATGCATGGCGCGGAAATTTACCGCGCCAACAACTGCAATGGCATCGTTGCCATCGGCGGGGGCAGCCCGATGGATTGTGCCAAGGGCATTGGCATTGTGGTGGCCCACGGGCGCAGCATCCTAGAGTTTGAGGGAGTGGACACCATCCGCGTGCCCAGCCCGCCGCTGATTCTGATCCCGACCACTGCCGGTACTTCAGCCGATGTGTCGCAGTTCGTGATCATCTCCAACCAGCAAGAACGCATGAAGTTCTCCATCGTCAGCAAGGCCGTGGTGCCCGATGTGTCGTTGATCGACCCGGAAACCACCCTGAGCATGGACCCGTTCCTGTCGGCCTGTACCGGCATTGATGCGCTGGTGCATGCCATTGAGGCGTTTGTCTCTACCGGCAGCGGGCCGCTGACCGATTCCCACGCGCTCGAAGCCATGCGCTTGATCAACGGCAATCTGGTGCAGATGATCGCCAATCCTCACGATATTGCGCTGCGTGAAAAAATCATGCTCGGCAGCATGCAGGCCGGGCTGGCGTTTTCCAACGCGATTCTTGGCGCCGTACACGCGATGTCTCATAGCCTGGGGGGCTTCCTCGACTTGCCCCATGGCATGTGCAACGCCGCATTGGTTGAGCATGTGGTGGCTTTTAACTACAGCGCGGCACCGGAGCGATTCCGTATTGTTGCCGACACCTTGGGGATTGATGGCCGAGGGCTCAATCACAACCAGATTCGCCAGCGTTTGGTTGAACATCTGGTGGGCTTCAAGAACGCGGTGGGCTTTAACGAAACGCTCAAGCTGCATGGCGTTTCAATTTCTGATATTCCGTTCCTGTCCCGTCATGCCATGGAAGATCCATGCATCCTGACGAATCCACGGCAATCTACACAGCGGGACGTTGAGGTCGTCTATGCCGAGGCACTCTGACCCAGAAAAAAATACGCAGAATGATGCGTTAGCCGGTTTGCTGGGCTTGGGCAGCCACTCTGCCCGAAAGAGCCATTACCCCGAGCTGATGGCGCGCCTGGATGAGTTGGAAACCGAGCGTAACCGCTACAAGTGGCTGTTTGAGCATGCGGTACACGGGATTTTTCAGGCCAGTATTCAGGATGGTCTTTTGGCCGCAAACCCCGCATTGGCGCGTATGCTCGGTTACGACAGCCCGCAGGACGTGTTGCTGTCCACGGGAGGCTTAGCTAAATCGTTGGTTGTTGGCGGCAGCCGCGAGCTTGAGCACATCCGTGATGTGTTGATGCACGAGCCTGGCCTGTTCAGCTATGAGACACAACTGCGCCGGCGCGATGGCAGTGTCATTGATGTGTTGATGAACCTGCTGATCAAACCCGATGAAGACGGCTTGCTGGAAGGGTTTGTTGCAGACATCACCGAGCGTAAGCAGGCTCAGCAGCACTTACAGCAACTCAATGACGAACTCGAGCAGCGGGTTGCCGAGCGCACCCGTGAGCTGGAGGAGGCCAATCGCAATCTGTTGCAGCAGATCGTTGAACGTAAGCAGATCGAGAAGGCCCTGCGTGTGGCGCGTGATGCAGCTGAAGAGGCCAATCGCAGCAAGGACAAATACCTGGCAGCCGCCAGTCATGACCTGCTGCAACCACTCAATGCGGCCCGCTTGCTGATCTCCACGCTGCGTGAGCGTGATCTTCCTGCAAGTGAAAAGAATCTGGTTGAGCGCAGTCATCAGGCCCTGGAAGGCGCTGAGGATTTGCTGACAGACCTGCTGGAGATATCTCGTCTCGATCAGTCCGCAATTAAGGCTGATATGGATACCTACAGCCTTGAGGAAGTCCTTTCGCCGCTGGCTTCTGAGTTCCAGCCAGTGGCAGAAGCGGCCGGGCTGAATTTGCGCGTGCGCAGCAGTAAATGTCAGATTCAGACCGACCTGCGCCTGTTAACCCGGATATTGCGTAACTTCCTCAGTAACGCCTGCCGTTATACCGATTCCGGCGGCATTCTGCTGGCTGCGCGCAAACGGGGAGAGTTTGTAGAGCTGCAAGTGTGGGATAGCGGCCGTGGTATCCCTGAAGATCAGCTGGAAACAGTGTTTCTGGAGTTCAGCCAGCTGAATGTGGAGCGGGCCTCCGAGCGTAAAGGGGTAGGGCTAGGCCTTGCCATCGTCGAACGAATTGCACGTATCCTCGGTTGCCCGATTACCGTGCGTTCTCAGGTCGGCCGGGGGTCTATCTTCAGTATTCGCGTGCCATTGGCCAAGGTTAGCCGGCGTAATCCTCCCAGCATCATGCGGGCGCCGCAGCAGAGTTTGGGGGACCCTCTGCCCGGGCGTCGTCTGTTAGTGCTGGACAACGAGCTGAGCATTCTTCACAGCATGTCGGCGTTGTTAGAGCAGTGGGGATGTGAAGTAAAAACCGCCACCGATCTGAACAGCGCGCTACAGGTTCTGGCGGGGCAGGCACCAGAGTTGATCCTCGCCGATTACCATTTGGATCAGGGCGTGTTGGGATGCGATGTAATTCATTACCTGCGTGATCACTATGCGCTGGATATACCAGCGGTGATGATCACCGCCGATCGCAGTGATCAGTGCCGACGAATTTTGCAGAGCATGGGGCTGCCGTTGCTGAACAAACCGGTTAAACCGGGCAAGTTGCGGGCCGTGCTGACTCAGCTGCTTCAATAGATGATCTTTTATAGGTGGCCTGATGTGCTTTGAGCGTTAAGGCTTGGAGCACTTAGGAGAAATTATAAGAATAGGGCTGCCTGATTAAGTCGGTGCTTGCAATCGTTAAAGTTCGATAAAGGCACTTTGCCAAGTTGCAGGTGTGGTGATCGTACTAGTCAGAAATACAGCCTGATAAGACGCTTCTCATTTTTCATGATCGCTCTTTTAAAGAGTATGCGCTCGGGATTTATATCCTTACCAATAAAGCCTATAGCACCGTAGCTATGGGCTTTTATGCATTCGAAATGACTGCGAATAATCTAGGCGGTAGGAGTTTAACTCCTGTGTCTGAGAATTAACTGTGCCATTACAAGGAGCGTTTGTGAAATTCGCAATTGCTAAGAAGTTGTTGTTGCCCGCGTTACTGATAGTTAGCCCCCTGAGCCATGCTGTTGTGGCCGGTGGTATTGTCTCGATTCGTAATGTGTGGCCAGCAGGTGCGAGCTATAACCAGATGGCGTTCTACCAGCAGATCAGCAATGACGGCGGCCCCAAATCACACTATTTCTGGGCAAACCAGTTTCATTTTAAAGGAGGCGATGGCGGTTATATTGGCCTGCAAAATCGTGGCAATGGCGTTCACGCTTTTAATTATTCAATATGGAAAGCTAAGGGTTGGAAGTCCGGCAACTGCAAACACTTCTCCCATGAGGGATCAGGTGTTCAATGTCAGGTTGAGTATCCTTGGAAAACGGGTCATATCTACCAGTTGAAGGTACTAAAAGAAGGTAACTTGGTTAAAGGTGTTATTTATGACTTTATGACTGGGCAGGCCAAGACAGTTGGCGTAATTGAAGTGACAGAGACGTTTGGTGGGCTTTATGCTTCGTCAGGTTTCGTCGAAGAGTATTCACAAGGCAATGGTCAGTTGTCTTCGTGTAGCGTTATCGGGGCTCAGAGCTCTGTCTTTTATAATCCAGTGGCTAATGATTCAGTAAGGGCTGAGCAAAGCACTAAAACATATGGTAACTGCAATGATGGATATATCGTTCAGGCTGCCTGTAATGCGAGTGCCTGCAT
The Pseudomonas mendocina DNA segment above includes these coding regions:
- a CDS encoding NahK/ErcS family hybrid sensor histidine kinase/response regulator, which codes for MPRHSDPEKNTQNDALAGLLGLGSHSARKSHYPELMARLDELETERNRYKWLFEHAVHGIFQASIQDGLLAANPALARMLGYDSPQDVLLSTGGLAKSLVVGGSRELEHIRDVLMHEPGLFSYETQLRRRDGSVIDVLMNLLIKPDEDGLLEGFVADITERKQAQQHLQQLNDELEQRVAERTRELEEANRNLLQQIVERKQIEKALRVARDAAEEANRSKDKYLAAASHDLLQPLNAARLLISTLRERDLPASEKNLVERSHQALEGAEDLLTDLLEISRLDQSAIKADMDTYSLEEVLSPLASEFQPVAEAAGLNLRVRSSKCQIQTDLRLLTRILRNFLSNACRYTDSGGILLAARKRGEFVELQVWDSGRGIPEDQLETVFLEFSQLNVERASERKGVGLGLAIVERIARILGCPITVRSQVGRGSIFSIRVPLAKVSRRNPPSIMRAPQQSLGDPLPGRRLLVLDNELSILHSMSALLEQWGCEVKTATDLNSALQVLAGQAPELILADYHLDQGVLGCDVIHYLRDHYALDIPAVMITADRSDQCRRILQSMGLPLLNKPVKPGKLRAVLTQLLQ
- a CDS encoding DUF3472 domain-containing protein yields the protein MKFAIAKKLLLPALLIVSPLSHAVVAGGIVSIRNVWPAGASYNQMAFYQQISNDGGPKSHYFWANQFHFKGGDGGYIGLQNRGNGVHAFNYSIWKAKGWKSGNCKHFSHEGSGVQCQVEYPWKTGHIYQLKVLKEGNLVKGVIYDFMTGQAKTVGVIEVTETFGGLYASSGFVEEYSQGNGQLSSCSVIGAQSSVFYNPVANDSVRAEQSTKTYGNCNDGYIVQAACNASACINVINDLGAIPSPSVKQVPVVHSNDLGAQTIANALSDTQQVTIQTTKSNWAPNIFFPSPGQYKWKSIFVDHRASNTSSLHINGSLLTLSKGQQLSYVSDGKSWNAVTVQ